In the genome of Aedes aegypti strain LVP_AGWG chromosome 2, AaegL5.0 Primary Assembly, whole genome shotgun sequence, the window ATGATCCGTAGGCTCTACGCATGTGATTGTTCATTATTTAGGATAAATATACCTGTTTATACCAgtacatcagaaaaaaaaagaaaaacgacTACGATTATCTTGCAGCGTAAAGTTAAAGTGATCAAATATTCATCCTCTCTTCGACCCTGCACTATAATAACCTCCTAATATAACGCAGAGCTAAAGATTCTTTCTTGCGTTACACAATCTGAACAAAAAACCgttttcaaatacttcccataatttatgcgaggcaaaacagattccactttctacgtAATGTAACCCAGCATAAACAGCTCCCCAAATCTCCAGACCTGCGCCCTCCAagatccaaggtgctgctgccttacgttgaaaacttctttcctcaaagtctgtctatcaattccgaactctattgcatacAACAATACCAATCAGATTCTATTCCTGACAAGACACAGAGCCACAACctcaatgtgatggatttacccacaaccttgtcataacccctcttacgtttcgctatcctcgaaagtcacccatattgatgcttggcaaaaaatatcagttttaaatccacaaatcccaaattacaccacattacgttggtccgtttggtgtcgccggtggatacctgttctgacatTCGTTTCTTTCAAACACCACTTCAAGCCTGTCCCCCCACTTCATGAATACAAATGTTGACGAAACACGATAATCTGAAGGtcgtgaccagaacggaggtagtatttatcactagggaccaaccaccaccaatttcaaattgaaatcTTACTCAAATCTTACTTTTTACTCAAAGACAGTTTTATAGGAAATCCCTAGAATTGTTGGCATTGGCATTTCTGGAGACGATgctgattgaattttagaagatgttttgaCTGAAAACCATGCAGGATGTcccacaaaatcacaaaatcttAGAGGAGttaggattttttggaggtggTTCCAGGTTGGCATCCaaactcctttagaaatttccggagtaatataTGAACATTTTACCTGTTTAAATTTCAGATGAAATGTCTGTTCTAATGAGaagaagaatcaaactcttatcttctGGCTCCTATtgggttttgttttgtttccttGGTTCTGGTTCGCTCTTTTTCGCctttcttagtcttgtggtaacgactaCCATGAAAATGGGGGGATTAGAAGCAAAAGagtgtcagtgaaaaaaaaactagtttttatatacttgtttttaattatgaatcgtggtttacggctaaccagccgagtggaagtttaacaactaccgaaagctaaacattacatatattctgcaattggattaaatggacaaattgatgtgaagttttgcgaaaaagttacgcgtcttctcagtgagaatcgaattcacgactccctgatctctggttagggcgcgttaccactacgccatgagaggacccatgaacgcagaagttaacctgaattcgatttcagctcaacaatcacgtggtcctctttcgcaaagtgcacctctttcggaaaaattagatgcccatccaaacacaacgctttctatatatatccaatacctagcccgagagcgcattgttttttatgtatggaaatagcacactacactagacAGCAACTGCGTTGGCTGAGGTTTCtgttgtgtgggcttccaatgggtcgcgacgttctcaaacgaccggttacggaacatgagtccgttgctcgataaatacttgttttaaattatgaatcgtggtttacggctaaccagccgagtggaagtttattgatgtgaagttttgcgaaaaagttacacgtctccTCAGTGAGAATcaggggagtcgtgagttcgattttcactgagaagacgtgtaactttttcgcaaaacttcacatcaatttgtccatttaatccaattgcagaatatatgtaatgtttactGCCCCTCTTTGCACAACAGTCCCATGTTGGAAAATGGCAAACTgagaaaatgacgatttaaatgtacaaacaactttgcttcATCTCGTGTCTCCACTTGAATTaaaatgtgttatatttttaaataatcactgtttGTTGAGTGCACAAACTACCCtaggatttttttattgaataaaactGGAACTCTGTTTAAAAATGTACAAATAGTAAAGTGAGACTGACATGCGAAGATATACAATATAATATGCCAATATAATTGCATATCAGTCCCATTGTGATCATCGTCTTGTTTGACAGCTACTGTTTGGCTACCGGTTGCTTAGTTCGCTGTTCGCTGTTTTCAGGCTGTGAAATTCAGTAATTATACAATGTCCGCGTTAAAATTATTACAAGTATACGGAAGTAAAAGTGAGGGTTAATCCTCCGATGAAGAATTCATCGGATTTGGTGATAGTGATGACCAATTTCCGGCCAATAATTCAAAACACACCGCAATGTGGAATGCGCTTTCCGCTATCAACCTGAGACATCCGGAAAATCATCCATCGGATAGCGCGGAGATGGAATCCGGGACAGAACGTGACGATCTATCAGGCAGCGATGAGGAAGATCAGGGATCCGATGGAAGCTTTTTTCAATTAGAAAAAAGGAAGCGGAAACAAACAAAACggcaaaaattaaaagaaaagcGCACAAAACGGCGACGGCTCAGCCACAAGTTGCGCATTGTAAAATGCGGATGCAAGAAAAAGTGTGACCAGATTTTTTCCATAGACGAACGCGTAAATATCCACAGCCGTATCTGGAAGCTAGAACCCAATGAGCAATGCAATTACATTCGGGAAAATGTGCACCGCAGCTCAGTGCAAACCAGACGCACGAACCGGACCGTAGCAAATCAtcctaagaaaaacttttcATACACTTTCAACCTCAGTTTGATAAATGGTGAAAAATTGAAAGTCtgtcgaaagtttttttttggctgTCATTGGATACGGAGAAAACTGCGGGTAAGTTCAATTTAAATGGCATATTTTAAAACGAATAATTATTCTCTTGTTTATCTTTTAGAAACATCATTTATCGATGCCTGGAACATGATTTCGATGGAAACCCAAATCCGACCAAACGAGGGAAATACGAGAGAAGCAAAGCAAAACGTGAAGCCGTTAAGACCCACATTTTGTCTTACAATCCGTCTGTCTCGCATTATAGTCGGGAACACGCGCCGCCGCATAGATTCTACCTTCCATCCGATTTGACGGAGGCTTCAATGCATCAAGCATACCAAGATTCAGCCAGTCCCGCATTACGAGTCAGCTACCAGTTTTATTGCAGTATGATCTCGAAGATGAACATTTCACTTGTAAAACTCGGTCATGAACAATGCGAGGTTTGTGTTACTGCAACGCTACACCAAAACTCATCAGGGCACAAGGAAGAGGATCGTTTCGTTACAGTGTGTTCTACTTGTAAGTCGCATGTAGAACATTCCCGGTTGAATAATCTTTCTCGAGCTGATTACCAAAATGATGGGGATCAAATCCGGGCAAAAGAAATAGTGTTTTCAGTGGACCTGCAAAAGGTAAATTTCTTTGAATAATTGTCTATAaataaattacatcaaactaTTCGGTTCTTCATCGTTTTACAGGTTATCCAGCTACCACGTCTTGAAGGCTTAAAATCAATTGTGTTCACTCAACGTGTGTTAGCCTTTAATGAGACTTTCGCACCTGTTGGTGAATATGCTAAAACATATCCGGTCGTTGCATGTGTATGGAACGAATCAACTTCAGGGAGATCTGCGGGCGATATTGCGAGCtgtttcggcaaagttgtattGTGGTGCCAAGAATTCGAAAAAATCACTTTCTGGCTGGACAACTGTTCCAGTCAGAATAAGAACTGGAACTTATTCCTCTATTTGACGTTGTTGTTGAATTCCGAAAAAGTAAAATCAAACGAAATAATCCTCAAATATTTCGAATCCGGCCATACCTTTATGGCAGCTGACAGCTTTCACGCTGCCGTAGAAAAAGGTATGCGCCATGGATCGCCAGCCTCGACGTTTCCAGAATTCAAAGACGTAGTCCAGAAAGCGAAGAAGAATGTTGTTGCGATGGACATGGCAGCTACTGATTTCTTCGAGTTGAGAATGACGGTGTCTCAATACCCATTGAACCAGTGTAAGCCTCGAGCGTATATTGAAAATATAAGGaagatcaaattaaaaaaaggcaGCTACGAGATGAGCTACAGTGGCTCATTGGATGATGATGTCGAGTCGACATCTGGctgtattttttccaagaagCAGATGAAGACGGTAACCGATGATAGTTTTGAGTTGGAAAGCATTCTATCGCGTCGAAAAGTTCCTGTTGGAATATGCCCCACCCGCAAGCAAGCGCTTCTCAGGGTAATTTTACCAGTCATCGAAGAACACCAAAAGAAGTTTTGGATCGATATTCCAGAACGCCAGGAAACATAAATCGAAGCATAAAAATTCTTCGAAGCAGACGGGAAGTGATtaatctttaattattttttgtttcatattatCGAACATGCTGTTattagaattaaaaataaacactcatgaatttcaaaaatatatctgAAACAACGCATTGTCGCATTATCTTATTATCGTAATTATAtggcatttgaaaaaaaaaatatcccgtATCATTTCGTTTATATTCGGTGAATCACTaacaatgtgactgttatgcgattatttGCAATATGGGACAACACCATTGGGGTTTGTTTTTGTACAAGTCAGGAACAAAGACTactattttatcattttttcttgaGCGTCTAACGATGTTAAgttgatttatgcaaaaaacgcaaattggTTAAAAGtcaacatgggactgttatgcgaatatgggcagtttagctttcggtagttgttagtttttatatatttttttgcagtTCACTGCAATTTTTATTCTATACAAatagtaaaaataattaaaaaaaaaacaagtcagTCTTCTAAGAAATATGCGTTTTCTGTTAGGCGGGAAAATATCGTTAtaacgcttggaaacagtagaaaTTCAACTCAAAACCGATCAAAACGTCACTTACGCTCCTTTGCGTTGCGCTAAGCTAAGCTACGCTCCTTGCGCTAAGCTTAGCTAAAATACTTAATTCAGAAAATGTCATGAAATGATCATCGAAGTCTAGAGAGCACCACCACATTTCCATGGAGCAGTCTCTTTCCCACGTCTTGTCCTGTTATTAAATAAATCATACAATTATCCATACTTATGTAAGATCATTTTTTACGATCTTTATGCAGTCAAACAAGAAACACCTGATGAGACCGACTATAATTATGGTATTGGAGAAATACCCAGTGCAGAGCCAAGAAATGCACACTTCGAATGCGATCCATCATCGAACAGTGCAGCAATTacagatttcaaacaaattaaaaaagaagATGATCTCATTTTGGATTCCCGCGAAAAGAATGATCTGAATATGAAAAACGCATTAACAAATGAAAGACTGAAAAGTGAACCGCTCGAGCCCAATATTGAACCGGGATATCAATCCAACTACATTAAGCAAGAACCGGAGCTCATGCTTGAATCGGATGAGTTGCCACCCGATCAGGAATCGTCAAGCGAAACCTCCGCCACTAAACCACCACAAAAGAAACGCACGGCCACCATATACCGACAGCTAATCGATCCAAACAAGTGCTACCTTTGCGATCTAATCTTCGACAATCCCGAAAGCCGCGAAATGCATCTAGCTGTGCACATGGATATGCTGCCCTATGAGTGCGAGGTATGCACCAGCGAAAGTGGAGCTCCGGTGAAGATCACTTCTTCGCTGGTTCAACTCCATCGCCACGTCCAAATGCATACGAACAAACTCAAATGCCCAAAGTGTCCATCGCGATTCAACAAGAAAAGATCGTTGACCGAGCACGTTTTGACGAAACATAGCAAAGATGCTGGAGATAAGGAGGCTTGCCCGATCTGTGGGGTAAAGATGATCAGAAGATACCTAATGAGACACATGCGAGGACACGAATCGCTGGAGGAAGGTCGGTACACTTGTTCCTTCTGTGGGAGGAAGTGTAAAAGCAGACCTTGCCTGATTTCGCATGAACGATGCCACACCAACGAGCATCCATACAAGTGCAAGTATTGTTCGAAAACCTTCAAAACCCAGAGCCCTCTGATAGGTCACGAGCGAATTCATACCGGTGAGAAACCGTACAGTTGCCAGATTTGCGGCAGCAGCTATCGATGGTTGAGTTCCTTGAAAGTTCACTCCGAAGCGGCTCATGGAACGACCTTGGAAACCCCTTCGCAACCGCCAGAGTACAAATGCGAAATGGAGGGATGCGATTTCAGAACCAACAAGCGGACTCAGCTCACCAAGCATAGAGCGAAGCACCGAATGGAGTATCAGTGTACGTTTTGCTCGAAACGTTTCCCAGATGGAAACCAACTGAAGATGCACGAGGGTATCCACCAGGAGAGGAACTTCCATTGCGAACAGTGCTCGAAGAGTTTTCGCACAAAGGTAAGTTTTCATAGCTTGCAAGTCTAGTGAAATAAATTGCATTCACAATGAGACATTGAACCATTTCAGAGATACTTGACCAAACACATGGTGCTGCACGGTACAAATCGACAGTTTGTGTGCAGAACATGCGACAAATCATACTTTACAAAACAATATCTTAGAAAACACCTCATGAAGCATGTCGAGTAAGATTATTGATATGCAATCCTAGTTGGGAAGCTTGccattataattttttttcgtttcagatGTCAAAGCAAGGATCAAATGGACGTTATCATTGGCAAAAAGACCGCAGTGAATCCAACGACATCAAGGGCGAAACGTAATCAGTGaaataaattgttttcaaacatcACGCATCTCTATGATTCTTCAAAATGCCAAGCTTGAAACAACACTATTTTGCAAGGTAATAGTGGTAATACGATTTGTACGTAACCAATGTGCAGTTTTCCTTCTAAAAAGTGATTCATacttgattcataactgtggggcgacTGTTCTTCAGGGTTTTGTTCGGCGtaaatcgacaatatttacCTGTTTCATCATATCAAACTTTTATTCCCTTCATGGCCACGTTCCGGAATTTGGCCTTCAGTGAAACCTTCTTTTTGTATGCCTTAATCTCCTTCTTGGTCGGCGGCTTGGTTTTCTTTTTGTCCAAGTAGGGATCCCGTTCTACGACTTTCGGTTGCACTTTCGGAACCAGTGTGACCTCTTTCGCTTCCGGTTTGGCTCGGTTCTTCTTTCGCATTTTCCTGATCTCGGCATTCTTCTTCTCCAGCAGCAGTATTTTCTGGTGGGATTTTTTCTTGCCACTTTCCGACAGCTGTACCCGTATCTGGCGACCGTCTAGGAAGGATCCATGGAGTAGAAACGCTTTCTAAAATGAGAACTAATTAGAACACTTCTAATGTAACACATCAAATTCCGTTCTCACCTGAAACCCTTCCGCGTCGAGCATCTCGACAAACGCAAATCCGGACGCTCGCTTCTTGGGTATCCGGACACCCTTCACCCGACCGGCCTTCCTGAAATGCTCTTCGATTTCTTCCTTGGAAGTGGAAAAATTTACATTCGATACGTTCAACACCAATCGTTTGTTGTTTTTGATGGTCTGCAGGATCTCCGCAATCTGGGCCTTGGTCAGGGT includes:
- the LOC110677040 gene encoding zinc finger protein 14-like; its protein translation is MDRQCSELKIKQETPDETDYNYGIGEIPSAEPRNAHFECDPSSNSAAITDFKQIKKEDDLILDSREKNDLNMKNALTNERLKSEPLEPNIEPGYQSNYIKQEPELMLESDELPPDQESSSETSATKPPQKKRTATIYRQLIDPNKCYLCDLIFDNPESREMHLAVHMDMLPYECEVCTSESGAPVKITSSLVQLHRHVQMHTNKLKCPKCPSRFNKKRSLTEHVLTKHSKDAGDKEACPICGVKMIRRYLMRHMRGHESLEEGRYTCSFCGRKCKSRPCLISHERCHTNEHPYKCKYCSKTFKTQSPLIGHERIHTGEKPYSCQICGSSYRWLSSLKVHSEAAHGTTLETPSQPPEYKCEMEGCDFRTNKRTQLTKHRAKHRMEYQCTFCSKRFPDGNQLKMHEGIHQERNFHCEQCSKSFRTKRYLTKHMVLHGTNRQFVCRTCDKSYFTKQYLRKHLMKHVECQSKDQMDVIIGKKTAVNPTTSRAKRNQ
- the LOC5573119 gene encoding nucleolin 1, producing MAKIKRKATVPEPKPQQQQADDDSGSDYEVDRHMTLTRAPKTVAEEFPLPKQVRKDVVKRGTAAQDVSEDESSEEEEDDDEDVNLPTLTKAQIAEILQTIKNNKRLVLNVSNVNFSTSKEEIEEHFRKAGRVKGVRIPKKRASGFAFVEMLDAEGFQKAFLLHGSFLDGRQIRVQLSESGKKKSHQKILLLEKKNAEIRKMRKKNRAKPEAKEVTLVPKVQPKVVERDPYLDKKKTKPPTKKEIKAYKKKVSLKAKFRNVAMKGIKV